Proteins encoded together in one Peribacillus asahii window:
- a CDS encoding asparaginase encodes MKQKISLITTGGTIASQETKNGMLASGALSGEELASFCQLPKEIDVKIVDLLQIPSMFMDFTTMAQLKRAIEEELKDPTVTGIVVTHGTDSLEETAYFLDITLADDRPIIVTGSQRSLQQAGTDVSSNLRNSILAAASHSLQNIGVAVVFNERIYSAKYVKKVHASNLQGFATFGYGYLGIIDNDTVSVYQKPVHRDYFQIKEAIPRVDIIKCYTGADGIFIEAAVAQGAQGIVLEGAGRGQVTPSMVEAIQKALNQGVMVVITTSTEEGQVYPAYDYEGSAYDLQQRGVILGADYDSKKARIKLAVALSSGIELKDKELF; translated from the coding sequence ATGAAACAAAAAATCTCTTTAATTACAACAGGCGGTACAATTGCTAGCCAAGAAACGAAGAATGGGATGCTTGCCTCTGGTGCTCTAAGCGGAGAGGAACTCGCTTCATTTTGTCAATTACCAAAAGAAATTGATGTGAAGATTGTAGACCTTTTGCAAATTCCAAGCATGTTTATGGACTTTACTACAATGGCACAGTTGAAACGAGCAATAGAAGAAGAATTAAAAGATCCAACTGTGACAGGTATTGTTGTGACGCATGGCACGGATTCATTAGAAGAAACAGCGTATTTCTTAGATATTACACTTGCAGATGATCGGCCGATTATCGTAACAGGCTCACAGCGTTCCTTGCAACAAGCAGGTACAGATGTATCTTCTAATTTAAGGAATTCTATTCTAGCAGCGGCTAGTCATTCATTACAAAACATCGGAGTTGCTGTTGTTTTTAATGAACGAATTTACTCGGCTAAGTATGTAAAGAAGGTGCATGCCTCTAATTTACAAGGATTTGCAACGTTTGGATATGGATATTTAGGTATTATTGATAATGATACCGTTAGTGTATATCAAAAACCGGTACATCGAGACTATTTTCAAATAAAAGAAGCTATTCCGAGAGTGGACATTATAAAATGTTATACTGGAGCGGATGGAATCTTTATTGAAGCGGCAGTAGCCCAGGGTGCACAAGGGATTGTATTAGAAGGTGCTGGAAGAGGACAAGTCACTCCAAGCATGGTAGAAGCTATTCAAAAGGCTCTTAATCAAGGTGTTATGGTTGTTATAACGACAAGTACCGAAGAGGGTCAGGTGTATCCTGCTTATGATTATGAAGGAAGCGCTTATGATTTACAGCAAAGAGGTGTCATTCTTGGGGCGGATTATGATAGCAAGAAAGCGAGAATTAAACTTGCTGTTGCGTTATCTAGTGGTATCGAATTAAAGGATAAGGAGCTATTTTAA
- the prsW gene encoding glutamic-type intramembrane protease PrsW — translation MLIILSAAIAPGLALLSYFYLKDQYDTEPISVVLKTFLYGVFLVFPIMFLQYVLETEGVFKTDFGTAFFWASLLEEFFKWFILMFAIYQHVAFDEPYDGIVYGAAVSLGFATMENILYLLANGVEHAFVRAMLPVSSHALFGVIMGYYLGKAKFAVVKNRYYVLAALVVPFLLHGVYDYILITQKMWVYWMMPFMIYLWWFGLKKVKRARILSDFHATKMASRY, via the coding sequence ATGCTGATCATATTGTCAGCTGCCATTGCCCCTGGCTTGGCTCTGCTTAGTTATTTTTATTTAAAAGATCAGTATGATACGGAGCCTATTTCAGTTGTATTAAAGACGTTTTTATATGGTGTCTTTCTTGTATTTCCAATTATGTTTTTACAATATGTGTTGGAAACAGAAGGTGTTTTTAAGACGGATTTTGGTACAGCTTTTTTCTGGGCATCCCTTTTAGAAGAGTTTTTTAAATGGTTTATTTTAATGTTCGCAATCTATCAACATGTTGCTTTCGATGAACCATATGATGGTATTGTTTATGGAGCAGCTGTTTCATTAGGGTTTGCGACGATGGAAAATATTTTGTATCTATTAGCCAATGGTGTGGAGCATGCTTTCGTAAGGGCGATGCTGCCTGTATCGAGTCATGCTCTATTCGGTGTGATTATGGGGTATTATTTAGGAAAAGCCAAATTTGCAGTCGTAAAAAACCGCTATTATGTATTGGCTGCTTTAGTTGTGCCGTTTCTTCTTCACGGTGTATATGATTATATTTTGATTACCCAGAAAATGTGGGTGTACTGGATGATGCCGTTTATGATTTACTTATGGTGGTTTGGTTTGAAGAAGGTGAAACGAGCACGAATTTTATCAGATTTTCATGCAACTAAAATGGCTTCTAGATATTAA
- a CDS encoding Glu/Leu/Phe/Val family dehydrogenase: MVSTKGNDPQHDEEKNDVLRSTQTIIHKALEKLGYPEEVYELLKEPLRLLTVKIPVRMDDGSVKVFTGYRAQHNDAVGPTKGGIRFHPNVTEREVKALSIWMSLKCGIVDLPYGGGKGGIVCDPRNMSFRELEKLSRGYVRAISQIVGPTKDIPAPDVFTNSQIMAWMMDEYSRMDEFNSPGFITGKPLVLGGSHGRESATAKGVTICINEAAKKRNIDIKGARVVIQGFGNAGSFLAKFMHDAGAKVVGISDAYGALYDPEGLDIDYLLDRRDSFGTVTKLFKNTITNQELLELDCDILVPAAIENQITEENANNIKAKIVVEAANGPTTIEATQILTNRNILLVPDVLASAGGVTVSYFEWVQNNQGYYWSEEEVDEKLEKILVKSFDNIYNLAQSRHVDMRLAAYMIGVRKMAEASRFRGWI, encoded by the coding sequence ATGGTGTCTACAAAAGGGAATGACCCTCAACATGATGAAGAAAAAAATGACGTGTTAAGATCAACTCAAACCATTATACATAAAGCTTTAGAAAAGCTCGGATATCCTGAAGAGGTGTATGAGTTATTAAAAGAACCATTGCGTTTATTAACGGTGAAAATACCTGTGCGTATGGATGATGGTTCTGTAAAAGTGTTTACAGGTTATCGTGCGCAACACAATGATGCTGTTGGACCAACAAAAGGTGGAATTCGTTTTCACCCAAACGTAACAGAGCGTGAAGTAAAAGCGCTGTCGATTTGGATGAGCTTGAAATGTGGCATTGTGGATCTTCCTTACGGAGGCGGGAAAGGCGGAATTGTGTGTGATCCGCGCAATATGTCATTCCGTGAGTTAGAAAAATTGAGTCGAGGATATGTGCGGGCGATTAGCCAAATCGTTGGTCCTACAAAGGATATTCCAGCTCCAGATGTGTTTACAAATTCGCAAATTATGGCATGGATGATGGATGAATATAGTCGAATGGATGAGTTTAATTCTCCGGGCTTTATTACAGGGAAGCCGCTTGTACTTGGTGGTTCTCACGGGCGTGAATCGGCGACAGCCAAAGGTGTGACCATTTGTATTAACGAGGCGGCTAAAAAACGTAATATCGATATCAAAGGGGCTCGTGTTGTTATTCAAGGCTTTGGAAACGCGGGCAGTTTTTTAGCGAAATTCATGCATGATGCGGGGGCAAAAGTAGTTGGAATTTCAGATGCTTACGGTGCTTTGTACGACCCGGAAGGTTTGGATATCGATTACTTATTAGATCGTAGAGATAGCTTTGGAACGGTAACAAAGCTGTTTAAAAATACAATTACAAATCAAGAACTGCTTGAATTGGATTGTGATATTTTAGTACCAGCAGCGATTGAAAATCAAATCACAGAAGAAAATGCAAACAATATTAAAGCGAAAATTGTTGTAGAGGCAGCAAATGGTCCGACAACGATTGAAGCTACACAAATTTTAACCAATCGTAACATCCTTCTTGTACCGGATGTACTAGCTTCCGCTGGTGGCGTAACTGTTTCTTATTTTGAGTGGGTTCAAAATAATCAAGGTTACTACTGGAGCGAAGAGGAAGTCGATGAAAAGCTTGAAAAAATTCTTGTGAAGTCGTTCGATAATATTTATAATTTAGCACAATCTCGTCACGTAGATATGCGTTTAGCTGCGTATATGATTGGTGTGAGAAAAATGGCAGAAGCATCTCGCTTCCGCGGCTGGATTTAA
- the sleB gene encoding spore cortex-lytic enzyme has translation MMSCVWIPDARIQAFSSQVIQRGSIGDDVIELQARLQNIGYYHGKIDGVYGWGTYWALRNFQQDFGLPVDGLAGTTTKNKLTKASNFNREFVHGQINKGNEFTYYGGVDIDKQVKQKTTTPPSNGTSNANKGTAGSQNAPAQTATTSASLPEGFSQNDIQLMANAVYGESRGEPYVGQVAVAAVILNRVQSPSFPNTVSGVIFEPGAFTAVADGQIWLTPNETAKEAVVDAINGWDPTGNAEYYFNPDTATSGWIWSRPQIKKIGKHIFCK, from the coding sequence ATGATGAGTTGTGTGTGGATTCCTGATGCAAGGATACAAGCCTTTTCAAGTCAAGTAATCCAGCGTGGTTCAATAGGTGATGACGTAATTGAGCTTCAAGCAAGGCTGCAAAACATTGGATATTATCATGGAAAGATTGATGGGGTATATGGCTGGGGAACGTATTGGGCACTTAGAAATTTCCAACAGGACTTCGGTTTACCGGTAGATGGTTTAGCTGGTACTACAACGAAAAACAAGTTAACAAAGGCATCTAATTTTAATCGGGAATTTGTTCATGGCCAAATCAATAAAGGAAATGAATTTACTTATTATGGTGGAGTGGATATTGACAAGCAGGTAAAGCAGAAAACAACAACGCCTCCCTCAAATGGGACTTCAAACGCGAATAAGGGTACTGCAGGCTCGCAAAATGCACCAGCACAAACTGCAACAACGTCTGCTAGTTTACCGGAAGGATTTTCGCAAAATGATATTCAATTGATGGCAAATGCGGTATATGGTGAATCACGCGGTGAGCCGTATGTTGGTCAGGTTGCGGTTGCTGCTGTCATTTTAAATCGAGTGCAAAGCCCTTCGTTTCCGAATACGGTTTCGGGAGTTATTTTTGAACCTGGAGCTTTTACTGCTGTAGCAGACGGTCAAATTTGGTTAACACCGAATGAAACGGCGAAGGAAGCAGTCGTTGATGCTATTAATGGGTGGGATCCAACTGGAAATGCCGAGTATTACTTTAATCCTGACACGGCAACAAGCGGATGGATTTGGTCAAGGCCTCAAATTAAAAAAATCGGCAAACATATTTTCTGTAAGTAA
- a CDS encoding CPBP family intramembrane glutamic endopeptidase gives MKNKQAELINQLSDKELLYNLLLTQIILLTISFFLGIILFRDYSAFFDLFHLGDIRIITIGLPIGILVVLYDLFMMKVTPARFHDDGGINERIFSSLSSPMIIVVTFLIAFCEEVLFRGVLQTHIGLVWTSIIFAVVHYRYLFNWYLFVNVMMLSFGLGWLYEETRNLWIVIMAHFVIDMLLGLIIRKKNRKGCLT, from the coding sequence ATGAAAAATAAACAAGCTGAACTTATTAACCAACTTTCTGATAAGGAATTACTTTATAATTTGCTTTTGACGCAAATTATTCTCTTAACGATTTCGTTTTTTTTAGGTATTATTTTATTTAGAGATTATTCTGCTTTTTTCGACTTGTTTCATCTCGGTGATATTCGTATTATAACCATTGGTCTACCTATAGGAATTCTCGTCGTCCTGTATGATTTGTTTATGATGAAAGTCACACCAGCTCGCTTTCATGATGATGGGGGGATTAATGAAAGAATCTTTTCTAGTCTCTCCTCCCCAATGATTATTGTGGTCACGTTTCTAATCGCCTTTTGTGAAGAAGTGCTGTTTCGCGGAGTTTTACAAACACATATTGGGCTAGTTTGGACAAGTATCATTTTTGCTGTTGTCCATTATCGATATTTATTTAATTGGTATCTATTTGTGAATGTTATGATGCTGAGCTTTGGTCTCGGTTGGTTATATGAGGAGACCAGGAATTTGTGGATAGTTATTATGGCTCATTTTGTTATTGATATGCTTCTCGGCTTAATTATTAGAAAAAAGAATAGAAAGGGGTGCCTTACATGA
- a CDS encoding YpdA family putative bacillithiol disulfide reductase — MQKEDVIIIGGGPCGLAAAIALKDVGRSALIIEKGNVVESIYRYPTHQTFFSSSEKLEIGDVAFITENRKPVRNQALSYYREVVKRKQLRVNAFERVQQVQKLANGTFHVVTSKAEYEASFVVVATGYYDNPNYMNIPGEDLPKVFHYFKEGHEYFDCDVAVIGGKNSSIDAALELVKAGARVTVLYRGATYSPSIKPWILPEFEALVRHGMIKMEFHAELMEIQKEQIIYRVKDEVKTMRNDFVFAMTGYHPDHHFLQKMGVEIDQDTGRPLHHPETMETNVSGIYIAGVIAAGNNANEIFIENGRFHGALIAAHLINQHMNDSK; from the coding sequence GTGCAGAAGGAAGATGTAATCATTATTGGCGGAGGTCCTTGTGGGCTTGCTGCGGCTATTGCTTTAAAAGATGTGGGGAGAAGCGCTTTAATTATCGAAAAAGGAAATGTAGTAGAATCCATTTATCGTTATCCAACACATCAAACATTTTTCAGTTCGAGTGAGAAATTAGAAATTGGTGACGTGGCATTTATTACAGAAAATCGGAAGCCAGTACGAAATCAAGCATTATCTTATTATCGCGAAGTCGTGAAACGTAAACAACTTCGAGTAAACGCATTTGAACGAGTGCAACAAGTTCAAAAACTTGCAAACGGTACTTTTCATGTAGTGACTTCGAAAGCGGAATACGAAGCATCCTTCGTTGTTGTGGCAACTGGTTATTATGATAATCCAAATTATATGAATATTCCCGGTGAAGATCTTCCGAAAGTGTTTCATTATTTTAAAGAAGGTCATGAATACTTTGATTGTGATGTAGCGGTTATTGGAGGTAAAAATTCGAGCATTGATGCGGCGCTTGAACTTGTGAAAGCAGGGGCTCGAGTGACCGTGCTATACCGGGGAGCAACTTATTCTCCAAGTATTAAACCTTGGATTTTGCCAGAGTTTGAAGCGTTAGTACGCCATGGTATGATTAAAATGGAGTTTCATGCTGAGCTAATGGAAATACAAAAGGAACAAATTATTTATCGAGTGAAGGATGAAGTCAAAACGATGCGCAATGATTTTGTGTTTGCTATGACGGGATATCATCCTGATCATCATTTCTTGCAAAAAATGGGTGTTGAAATTGATCAAGACACAGGACGTCCGCTCCATCACCCTGAGACGATGGAGACAAATGTAAGTGGTATTTATATTGCAGGTGTTATTGCAGCCGGTAATAATGCTAATGAAATTTTTATTGAAAATGGCCGCTTTCATGGGGCTTTGATTGCAGCGCATCTTATAAATCAGCATATGAATGATAGTAAGTGA
- a CDS encoding genetic competence negative regulator, translated as MKSERLTNNKIKIFLTLDDLMDRGITKEEIVGNSLKVHKLFQAMVEEACESLNFIMSGSIAIEIFSLPAQGLIIIVTKEEEEDFAEEEDFVNLQVKFDESPHILYAFDEFEDVIQLSHQLLNQGVFLSTLYVYNERYYLLIENVSEEIYHKVISLAAEYGYASTLTLYRIGEYGACILEKEAIEVLTSYFHL; from the coding sequence ATGAAGTCGGAGAGGCTTACAAATAATAAAATTAAAATCTTTTTAACTCTCGATGATTTAATGGATCGGGGCATAACAAAAGAAGAAATTGTAGGAAATTCCCTTAAGGTGCATAAGCTTTTTCAAGCTATGGTAGAAGAAGCATGTGAAAGTTTAAATTTTATAATGAGCGGATCGATTGCTATTGAAATATTTTCACTGCCTGCACAAGGATTAATTATTATTGTAACAAAAGAGGAGGAAGAAGACTTTGCAGAGGAAGAAGACTTTGTCAACCTACAAGTGAAGTTCGATGAGTCTCCCCATATTTTATATGCTTTTGATGAGTTTGAAGACGTTATCCAGTTAAGTCATCAACTGCTAAATCAAGGTGTATTCTTGAGTACGCTATATGTTTATAATGAACGTTATTATTTACTAATCGAAAATGTGTCAGAGGAAATCTATCATAAAGTGATTTCATTGGCTGCAGAGTACGGATATGCGTCTACATTGACACTATATCGAATAGGGGAATATGGAGCGTGTATTCTGGAAAAAGAAGCGATTGAAGTGCTCACTTCTTATTTTCACTTATAG
- a CDS encoding LysM peptidoglycan-binding domain-containing protein — MSAERKPKELDIHTEPAQRLTPLPTRKSVHQKKKKRSKMKVKIPVIQLLALFFILLPIGFLTAYYYFQNSDQKAAQNEPKEPTSTTEVVEQVDDDELKQNIPTMATAETKEDQEEKTQESKKQANKSNDEEEKQASVKKENDKQARTDTEKEEEKSTTVKEKEQGAKEKLTSAKEEQPKKEESYNVVYHTVQPQETVFSISMTYYKSKEGIPLIQTWNNLNGNNIWVGQKLKIPIKK, encoded by the coding sequence ATGAGTGCAGAAAGAAAACCAAAGGAACTAGATATACATACTGAACCTGCTCAGAGATTGACACCTCTTCCGACTCGAAAATCGGTACACCAGAAGAAAAAGAAAAGAAGTAAAATGAAAGTTAAAATCCCTGTTATTCAGCTATTAGCTTTATTCTTTATTTTACTTCCAATTGGATTTCTTACTGCATACTATTATTTTCAAAACTCGGACCAAAAGGCGGCTCAAAATGAACCGAAGGAACCAACAAGTACTACCGAGGTTGTGGAACAGGTGGATGATGATGAGCTAAAACAAAATATTCCGACGATGGCAACGGCTGAAACAAAAGAGGATCAAGAGGAGAAAACGCAAGAATCGAAAAAACAAGCGAACAAAAGTAATGATGAAGAAGAGAAACAGGCTTCGGTAAAAAAAGAGAATGACAAACAAGCGAGAACAGACACAGAAAAAGAAGAAGAAAAATCAACAACTGTAAAAGAGAAAGAGCAGGGAGCAAAAGAAAAGTTAACAAGTGCTAAAGAAGAACAGCCGAAAAAAGAAGAATCCTATAACGTTGTGTATCATACAGTTCAACCGCAGGAAACGGTATTCAGTATTTCAATGACCTATTATAAATCGAAAGAAGGGATTCCGTTAATTCAAACATGGAACAACTTAAACGGAAATAATATATGGGTTGGACAGAAATTAAAAATTCCAATAAAGAAATAA
- the ypeB gene encoding germination protein YpeB: MIRNILIGLLAVAVVGTGFWGYQEHKEKNAVLVHAENNYQRAFHDLNYQMDLLHDKIGTTLAMNSRKSLSPALIDVWRITSEAQNDVGQLPLALMPFNKTEEFLYDIGNFSYRTAVRDLEKEPLTDQEYKNLKSLYSQSSEIQDELRKVQYAVIKNNLRWMDVELALASNDETVDNTIIDGFKTVEKKVSGYTETNAQNPTFLSTNEKDDIYQHVEGKRISKKEAIAIAKKYANFEGDLEVRVEENGKGSDYGFYSVSLLEKATDVEVNMDITKKGGYPIWYLNNRAVKQAKLDLNQAYTKASNFLKNHQFDSLDLFESSQYDQIGLFTFVASVDGVRVYPDSVKVKVALDDGSIIGFSADEYLQAHKLRSIDDAKISADKAKEHINSQVKIMEQRKAIIINDIGEEVLCYEFLGVIDNDTYRIFINAKDGQEEKVEKLKNSEPVYENML; this comes from the coding sequence TTGATTAGGAATATATTGATTGGTTTATTAGCAGTTGCTGTTGTTGGAACAGGGTTTTGGGGGTATCAAGAGCATAAAGAAAAAAATGCCGTGCTTGTTCATGCTGAAAACAATTATCAACGTGCGTTTCATGATTTGAATTATCAAATGGATTTATTGCATGATAAAATTGGTACAACACTTGCGATGAATTCTCGTAAATCATTAAGTCCAGCCTTAATAGACGTATGGAGAATCACGTCGGAAGCTCAAAACGACGTCGGCCAACTCCCACTTGCATTGATGCCGTTTAATAAAACAGAAGAGTTCTTATATGATATCGGTAATTTTAGTTATCGGACGGCCGTCAGAGATTTAGAGAAAGAACCGTTAACCGACCAAGAATATAAAAACCTTAAATCACTTTATAGTCAGTCAAGTGAGATACAAGATGAGCTAAGAAAGGTTCAATATGCCGTAATCAAAAATAATCTTCGTTGGATGGATGTGGAACTAGCTCTAGCCTCAAATGACGAAACGGTAGACAATACGATTATCGATGGATTTAAGACGGTTGAGAAGAAAGTGTCAGGCTATACGGAGACAAATGCCCAAAATCCAACCTTTTTATCAACAAACGAAAAAGATGATATCTATCAGCATGTAGAAGGGAAAAGAATCTCCAAAAAAGAAGCTATTGCAATTGCAAAAAAGTATGCGAATTTTGAAGGAGATTTAGAAGTAAGGGTTGAAGAAAACGGAAAAGGGTCGGACTATGGCTTTTATAGTGTCAGCTTGTTAGAGAAAGCGACAGATGTTGAAGTCAATATGGATATCACGAAAAAAGGTGGTTATCCAATCTGGTATTTAAACAATCGAGCGGTCAAACAAGCGAAACTAGATTTAAATCAAGCTTATACAAAAGCGAGCAATTTTTTAAAGAATCATCAGTTTGATTCACTCGATTTATTTGAGAGTTCACAGTACGATCAAATTGGTTTATTTACTTTTGTTGCATCTGTGGATGGGGTGCGAGTGTATCCGGATTCGGTAAAAGTGAAGGTTGCTTTGGACGATGGTTCTATTATTGGTTTTTCAGCTGATGAGTATTTGCAAGCTCATAAGTTACGAAGTATTGATGATGCTAAAATTTCTGCGGATAAAGCAAAAGAGCACATTAATTCACAAGTTAAGATTATGGAGCAAAGAAAAGCAATTATTATTAATGATATTGGTGAAGAAGTGCTTTGCTATGAATTTCTTGGAGTCATTGATAATGACACATATCGTATTTTCATTAATGCAAAGGATGGTCAAGAAGAAAAGGTAGAAAAATTGAAAAATTCAGAGCCTGTATATGAAAATATGTTGTAA
- a CDS encoding metallophosphoesterase: MQYIVVFIIIVLIVLIIALTVLSFYMYRTAQLERIVYQDLYFSNLPKHFGDVRIFFISDVHKRIISDQIIAKVQQQVDLVIIGGDLTERTVPFAHVEQNLAKLKNIGAPLYFVWGNNDYEVDVHELDARLLQYGVTILANTAVHLEAKQGEKMTLLGIEDITVERDRLDMALADACNVKDAFRILVSHNPKVKAQVQEEHRISLVLSGHTHGGQVRFLGYGPYKLGDTEMFNNCVYVTSNGYGTSTIPMRLTAKPETHLFTLKRGHHTSIGEKKEVQF; encoded by the coding sequence ATGCAGTATATTGTGGTGTTTATCATCATTGTTTTGATTGTGCTTATAATTGCGCTAACAGTGCTTTCGTTTTATATGTACCGAACAGCTCAGTTAGAGCGGATTGTATATCAAGATTTATATTTCTCTAACTTGCCTAAACATTTTGGAGATGTACGGATTTTTTTTATTTCAGATGTACATAAACGAATTATTTCAGATCAAATTATTGCTAAAGTGCAACAGCAGGTGGATCTTGTGATTATTGGAGGAGACTTAACAGAGCGTACTGTACCTTTTGCTCATGTTGAACAAAACTTAGCAAAATTAAAAAATATAGGGGCCCCTCTTTATTTTGTATGGGGAAATAATGATTATGAAGTCGATGTTCATGAACTGGATGCGCGACTATTACAATACGGAGTTACAATTTTGGCGAATACGGCTGTACATTTGGAAGCAAAACAAGGAGAGAAAATGACGTTGCTCGGCATTGAGGATATAACGGTGGAACGAGATCGTTTAGATATGGCGTTAGCAGATGCATGCAATGTCAAAGACGCCTTTCGAATTTTAGTGAGCCATAATCCGAAAGTGAAAGCTCAGGTGCAGGAGGAACATAGGATTAGTCTTGTTCTTTCTGGTCATACGCATGGGGGGCAAGTTCGTTTCCTTGGATATGGACCTTATAAGCTAGGCGATACGGAAATGTTTAATAACTGTGTATATGTAACGAGCAATGGGTATGGGACAAGCACTATTCCGATGCGACTTACGGCAAAGCCTGAAACTCATTTGTTTACGTTAAAAAGGGGACATCATACGAGCATCGGTGAAAAGAAGGAAGTACAATTTTAG
- a CDS encoding YpbF family protein, with amino-acid sequence MESAIIMLDEHTDQATKQMLQHVVERKKKFEALQQKHQMILWITISVTVVFILYLYVYVMVPYSYSFFDMFSAFVNQSNHVFFLLVTMGIFGYLTMVKNKMEKAEKEYQLLRCEIINKSKMLWEKESEWKNRHKVFEMMKKNYDINLYHENK; translated from the coding sequence ATGGAGTCAGCTATTATTATGTTAGATGAACATACAGATCAAGCGACGAAACAAATGCTGCAACATGTAGTTGAGCGAAAGAAGAAGTTTGAAGCATTACAACAAAAACATCAAATGATTTTATGGATCACGATTAGTGTCACCGTTGTTTTTATCTTATATTTGTATGTCTATGTAATGGTACCTTACTCTTATTCTTTTTTCGACATGTTCTCAGCTTTTGTTAATCAATCTAATCACGTTTTCTTTCTCCTAGTTACAATGGGGATATTCGGATATTTAACGATGGTAAAAAATAAAATGGAGAAAGCAGAGAAGGAATATCAACTATTACGTTGTGAAATTATTAATAAAAGTAAAATGTTATGGGAAAAAGAATCTGAATGGAAAAATCGTCATAAGGTATTTGAAATGATGAAGAAAAATTATGATATTAATCTTTATCATGAGAATAAATAA